In Callospermophilus lateralis isolate mCalLat2 chromosome 4, mCalLat2.hap1, whole genome shotgun sequence, one genomic interval encodes:
- the Csrp2 gene encoding cysteine and glycine-rich protein 2: MPVWGGGNKCGACGRTVYHAEEVQCDGRSFHRCCFLCMVCRKNLDSTTVAIHDEEIYCKSCYGKKYGPKGYGYGQGAGTLNMDRGERLGIKPESVQPHRPTTNPNTSKFAQKYGGAEKCSRCGDSVYAAEKIIGAGKPWHKNCFRCAKCGKSLESTTLTEKEGEIYCKGCYAKNFGPKGFGYGQGAGALVHAQ; the protein is encoded by the exons ATGCCTGTCTGGGGAGGTGGAAACAAGTGTGGGGCCTGCGGGAGAACCGTGTACCATGCTGAAGAGGTGCAGTGTGATGGGAGGAGCTTCCACCGCTGCTGCTTTCTGTGTA TGGTTTGCAGGAAAAATTTAGACAGCACAACAGTGGCAATTCATGATGAGGAGATCTATTGCAAATCCTGCTATGGAAAAAAGTATGGGCCAAAAGGCTATGGTTATGGCCAGGGCGCGGGCACGCTCAACATGGACCGCGGCGAGAGGCTGGGCATCAAGCCAGAGAG TGTTCAACCTCACAGGCCTACAACAAATCCAAACACTTCAAAATTTGCTCAGAAATATGGAGGTGCTGAGAAGTGTTCCAGGTGTGGGGATTCTGTATATGCTGCCGAAAAGATAATTGGAGCTGGAAAG CCCTGGCACAAAAACTGTTTCCGATGTGCCAAATGTGGGAAGAGTCTTGAATCCACAACTCTGACCGAGAAAGAAGGTGAAATCTATTGCAAAG GATGTTATGCCAAGAACTTTGGCCCCAAGGGATTTGGCTATGGCCAAGGAGCAGGAGCCCTTGTTCATGCTCAGTAA